Below is a window of Flavobacterium cyclinae DNA.
GAACTCTCCTGCTTCTGTTGAAGCTGTTCCCGTCATACCTCCCAACTTATTATACATACGGAAATAATTCTGTAAAGTAATAGTAGCGAAAGTTTGCGTTGCTGCTTCGATTTTTACATTTTCTTTAGCTTCGATTGCTTGGTGTAAACCATCCGAGTAACGACGACCATCCATGATACGTCCTGTTTGCTCATCTACAATCATTACTTTATTGTCCATGATAACGTATTCTGTATCTTTTTCGAATAAAGTATACGCTTTTAATAACTGCGTTAACGTGTGAATACGCTCTGATTTTACAGAGAAATCACGGAATAATTCTTCTTTTTTCTCAGCTGCTTCTTCTGGAGATAAATTTTCTCTTTCGATTTGGGCAATTCCTGTTCCAATATCTGGTAAAACGAAGAATTGAGCATCCGTATCTGTTGATAAAAACTGAATTCCGTTATCCGTTAATTCAACTTGGTTATTTTTTTCTTCGATAACAAAGTACAATGCCTCATCAATTTTTGGCATCTCTTTGTTGTTATCTTGCATGTAATAATTCTCTGTTTTTTGAAGTAATTGTTTAACTCCTTCTTCCGATAAGAATTTGATTAACGCTTTACTCTTTGGTAATGCTCTGTGCGAGCGTAATAAATAGAAACCAGCGTCTTTAGTATTTCCTTCTTTGAATAAACGTTTTGCTTCTGTCAAACAATCTGTAGCTAATTTACGTTGTAACGTAACTAAGTTTTCAACTTTTGGTTTTAATTCTAAGAATTCGTGACGATCTCCTTGCGGTACTGGTCCAGAAATAATTAATGGTGTTCTAGCATCATCAATTAATACCGAATCAACCTCATCGACAATAGCATAATTGTGTTTACGTTGTACCAAATCTTCTGGAGCATGCGCCATGTTATCACGAAGGTAATCGAAACCAAATTCGTTATTGGTTCCGTACGTAATATCTGCTTCGTATGCTTTTCTTCTTTCTGGAGAGTTTGGTTGGTGATTATCAATACAATCAACTGTTAATCCATGGAATTCGAATAAAGGAGCTTTCCACGTACTATCACGACGCGCTAAGTAATCATTCACGGTTACTAAGTGCACTCCGTTTCCTGTTAACGCATTCAAGTATAATGGTAATGTTGCTACTAAAGTTTTACCTTCTCCTGTTTGCATTTCGGCAATTTTACCTTGATGCAACACCACTCCACCAATCAGCTGAACATCGTAGTGAATCATATCCCAAGTGATGGCTTTACCAGCAGCATCCCAAGAGTTTGCCCAAGTAGCATTATCACCTTCAATATTGATATATGGTTTTGTAGCTGATAACTCTCTGTCTTTTGGAGTAGCAGTTACAGTAATTGTTGTATTGTCTTTAAAACGACGAGCGGTTTCTTTCACCACTGCAAAAGCTTCAGGAAGAATTTCATTTAATACTTTCTCAGAAATTTCATAAGCTTCTTTCTCAATTTTATCGATTTCTGCGTAGATATCTTCACGAGCATCAATATCTTGAGTTTGCTCAGCATCTTGTTTTAAAGAAGCAATTTTAGCGTCTTTATCAGCGCGAGCATTTTGAATTTTAGCTTTGAATTCGGCTGTTTTAGCACGTAATTCGTCATGCGATAAGGCTTGTAATGCGCCTTCAAATGATTTAATTTTGGTAATGATAGGTTGAATCGCTTTTACATCTTTCTCCGATTTATCCCCCACAAAAGCCTTCAATATAGAATTTATGATACTCATAATTTTGTTATTTCAATATAGTTTGCAAATATAACCAAAAAAAAAGCCTCAGTAAAGAGACTTATTTCTGTTGTGTTTATTTATTTTTAATATTCGTCCTCATTCCAAAGATAATCTTCGTCTGTAGGATAATCAGGCCAAATCTCTTCCATTGATTCATAGATTTCCCCTTCGTCTTCTATAGACTGTAAGTTTTCCACTACTTCTAATGGAGCTCCAGTTCTAATAGCGTAGTCGATAAGTTCGTCTTTGGTAGCTGGCCATGGTGCATCGCTCAAATAGGATGCTAATTCTAAAGTCCAATACATCTTTTTATCGATTTAAGTTTATGCAAAAATAAATTTATTACTTAAAAAGTCAAGTTTTTTTTTACTTTTTTTATTAAAATTTAAGAACGTTTTTTTTTAATGTTCAAAACATGACTTTTTATTACTATTTTCGGGCATATTGAACACTTAAAACTGATTACTTATTACTATTTTCTAGGAATCCATTTTACTTCATCAGCGTTCAAATCATGGGACAACTTTCGTGCCAACACAAAAAGGTAGTCAGAAAGTCGGTTTAGGTACTTAATTACGCGTTCATCTGTGGGTTCTATGTCATTCAAATGTACAGCTAAACGCTCGGCTCTTCGGCATACGCAGCGTGCTATATGACAATATGACACAGTTGTGTGTCCGCCTGGCAAAACAAAATGTGTCATTGGAGGTAACGCTTCTTCCATAGTATCAATTTCGTTTTCCAAAAATTCAATATCCGATTCCACTATACCAAGGTTTTGCAAGCGTGGCTGACCATTTTTCAAGGTTTCTTTTTCGGGCGGTGTTGCTAAAATAGCTCCAACAGTAAATAATCTATCTTGAACTTCGATTAGTACTTTTTTGTATAAATCGCTCATGTCTTGATCACGAATTAATCCAATATGCGAATTCAATTCGTCAACAGTTCCATAACTTTCAATTCGGATATGATGTTTGGGCACACGCGTTCCTCCAAATAATGCTGTGGTTCCGGTGTCTCCTGTTTTTGTATATACTTTCATTCTATCAGTTTATTGTTTTTAATTTTAGTTATTCATATAACTTGAAATTGTTCTTAAAATTGTTGTTGATTCTTTCAAATTTATTGTTCACTTGCCAGTTTATCTCGATACATTTTAATGTTATCTTTTATTTCTTGTTCAAGCTCTGGCTCTTTTATATCCGTATATTTTTCTAGTTCTTTTAAGATTGATTTTGCTACTAAATATCGAGCTGTTTCTTTATTATCTGCTGGAATTATATACCAAGGAGCATATGCTTTAGATGTTTTATTGATTGCTTCTTCATAACATCTTTGATATTCATCCCACAATTCCCTTTCGTTTAAATCACTTGGAGAAAATTTCCAATTATGTTTTTCAGTTTCTAATCTTCTAATCAAGCGGTGTCTTTGTTCTTCTTTGCTTAAATGCAAGAAAAACTTCAATATGATAATGCCATTTTGAGAAATATGTTTTTCAAAATTATTAATACTTTCAAAACGATTTTCCCAAAATTCAGTTGTAATGTTTTCTACAGTTGTAATACCTGGAATATTCTCATTTAAAATATAATTAGGATGCACTCTGGTTACCAAAACATTTTCATAATGAGTTCTGTTAAAAACAGAAAATTTGCCTTTTTCTGGTAAAGCTATGTAATGACGCCATAGAAAATCATGCTCTAATTCGTTTGCGTTTGGTGTTTTAAAACTATGTACCACTACTCCACGTGCATTAAATTCTTTAAATACTTCACGAACAAGACTATCTTTTCCAGCAGTATCCATACCTTGTAAACAAATAAGCACACCATATTTATTGTGCGCATAAAGTTTATCTTGTAATTTACTTAATTTAATTCTGATTTTATCGAGTTCTTTTTCCTTTTTCTTTTCCGAAGCTTCAACATCTATATGAGTTGGAATTGAACTCAATTTAATATTTGAAGAAACTTTTAGGTGATCAATTTCGATATTTTTCATTTTAATAGGTAATAATGTGGTAAAGTTAGTATTTTTAAATCTTAAAAAATCGCATTTGTAAAAATATGGAAAATTTTAAACTTACTACTTTCGCAACCATACAAGGCATTTCTTCAGCATCTGGATTGGTGTATTCGCAAGATGTGCTATTTTTAATTTCAGATTCAAGTCAATATTTATATCAATTTGATATGAATAGAAAACTTTTATTAAAATTTCCATTAGTAAAAGAAGCAAAAGAGCAAATTGAAAAAGAAAACAAACCTGATTTAGAAAGTATTACGCAATATGGAAATCAACTCATTATGTTGGGCTCTGGTTCTACTGCAAAACGAAACACTATGTACGCTTTAGATTTGGGTTCGGATGCTTTACAATCGCAAGATTTATCGAATCTATATCAAAAA
It encodes the following:
- the secA gene encoding preprotein translocase subunit SecA, producing the protein MSIINSILKAFVGDKSEKDVKAIQPIITKIKSFEGALQALSHDELRAKTAEFKAKIQNARADKDAKIASLKQDAEQTQDIDAREDIYAEIDKIEKEAYEISEKVLNEILPEAFAVVKETARRFKDNTTITVTATPKDRELSATKPYINIEGDNATWANSWDAAGKAITWDMIHYDVQLIGGVVLHQGKIAEMQTGEGKTLVATLPLYLNALTGNGVHLVTVNDYLARRDSTWKAPLFEFHGLTVDCIDNHQPNSPERRKAYEADITYGTNNEFGFDYLRDNMAHAPEDLVQRKHNYAIVDEVDSVLIDDARTPLIISGPVPQGDRHEFLELKPKVENLVTLQRKLATDCLTEAKRLFKEGNTKDAGFYLLRSHRALPKSKALIKFLSEEGVKQLLQKTENYYMQDNNKEMPKIDEALYFVIEEKNNQVELTDNGIQFLSTDTDAQFFVLPDIGTGIAQIERENLSPEEAAEKKEELFRDFSVKSERIHTLTQLLKAYTLFEKDTEYVIMDNKVMIVDEQTGRIMDGRRYSDGLHQAIEAKENVKIEAATQTFATITLQNYFRMYNKLGGMTGTASTEAGEFWEIYKLDVVEIPTNRPIARKDKDDLIYRTVREKFNAVIEDVVQLSNAGRPVLIGTTSVEISELLSRMLKLRGIQHNVLNAKMHKSEAEIVAEAGKPGVVTIATNMAGRGTDIKLSDEVKKAGGLAIIGTERHDSRRVDRQLRGRAGRQGDVGSSQFYVSLEDNLMRLFGSERVAKVMDRIGLKEGEVIQHSMMTKSIERAQKKVEENNFGVRKRLLEYDDVMNAQREVVYKRRRHALHGERLKVDIANMMYDTCELVVEQNKLAEDFKNFEFELIRYFSISAPVTTAEFSKLSVREITGKVYKAVLAHYEEKIARDASESYPIIKNVYENNNGQYQRIVVPFTDGIKTLNVVTDLEKAYTTEGRSLVADFEKNITLAIVDEAWKKHLRKMDELKQSVQLAVHEQKDPLLIYKFEAFNLFKKMIDDVNKEVISFLFKGDLPHRNENIQEARQETRKEQYTETKEDLNAPASEAKKAGEMASQRPQVTETITREMPKINRNDTVTIKHVMSGKSETMKYKKAESMLASGEWVLVNE
- a CDS encoding DUF2795 domain-containing protein; this encodes MYWTLELASYLSDAPWPATKDELIDYAIRTGAPLEVVENLQSIEDEGEIYESMEEIWPDYPTDEDYLWNEDEY
- a CDS encoding cob(I)yrinic acid a,c-diamide adenosyltransferase; the encoded protein is MKVYTKTGDTGTTALFGGTRVPKHHIRIESYGTVDELNSHIGLIRDQDMSDLYKKVLIEVQDRLFTVGAILATPPEKETLKNGQPRLQNLGIVESDIEFLENEIDTMEEALPPMTHFVLPGGHTTVSYCHIARCVCRRAERLAVHLNDIEPTDERVIKYLNRLSDYLFVLARKLSHDLNADEVKWIPRK
- a CDS encoding PPK2 family polyphosphate kinase; its protein translation is MKNIEIDHLKVSSNIKLSSIPTHIDVEASEKKKEKELDKIRIKLSKLQDKLYAHNKYGVLICLQGMDTAGKDSLVREVFKEFNARGVVVHSFKTPNANELEHDFLWRHYIALPEKGKFSVFNRTHYENVLVTRVHPNYILNENIPGITTVENITTEFWENRFESINNFEKHISQNGIIILKFFLHLSKEEQRHRLIRRLETEKHNWKFSPSDLNERELWDEYQRCYEEAINKTSKAYAPWYIIPADNKETARYLVAKSILKELEKYTDIKEPELEQEIKDNIKMYRDKLASEQ